In Leishmania braziliensis MHOM/BR/75/M2904 complete genome, chromosome 31, one genomic interval encodes:
- a CDS encoding putative amino acid transporter aATP11 codes for MRAPLGKSVQDLRQREDEQQQQQRETHPGDDSAFPRPQLMQDNDDNLKEDDYGSRLRINLSDIDQDPFGMSEVLLDGDRLHRKQNDTCESDHRKDVLESEEEGGEAGQHPPKRPGTLRKAIHVLRFYFNVVVPFGGFLATTFNLASATLGAGIISIPSGFNLSGVIMSCVYLILAGAGTIYSMNLLAKVMIKTGLRSYAQSARMLLGRGADYFLAVLIIIQCFGGSVAYIIATSTLLTPILKAPSAPAFFKTKQGNRVITSVVWLIIMLPLVFPKKVNSLRYVSTFGVLFIVYFVACVIGHSATNGLHDPSIRSEVRLMRTGNEALEGLGVFLFSLMVQLNAYDIFFEMKHKTVFHFTLYTAIATGLCMLLYVLAGVFGYLDFGSKVRDSVLSLYDPIKEPYMAVGYIGIVVKICVAFALHMIPFRDALYHFCRWTPEEVPYWKHCLIMAIPATAALLCGLFIPTINSVLGLLGSFCGGIIGMIMPALFYMYAGHFTLREVGLLNYVATYLLLVGGVVSVVFGTVTTIYSTTRSSFAL; via the coding sequence ATGAGGGCGCCGTTAGGGAAGAGTGTGCAAGACCTTCGCCAGCGGGaggatgagcagcagcagcagcagcgcgagacTCACCCGGGCGACGATTCCGCATTTCCGAGGCCACAGTTAATGCAGGACAACGATGATAATCTCAAGGAGGACGACTATGGAAGCCGCCTACGCATCAACTTGTCTGACATCGACCAGGACCCGTTTGGCATGTCGGAGGTACTTTTGGATGGAGACCGGCTTCACCGCAAGCAGAATGACACATGTGAGAGTGATCACCGAAAAGACGTGTTGGAAAGTGAGGAGGAAGGTGGCGAAGCTGGACAGCATCCGCCAAAGCGACCCGGGACGCTGCGCAAGGCGATCCACGTGCTGCGCTTCTACTTTAACGTGGTCGTGCCATTTGGTGGcttcctcgccaccaccttcAACCTTGCCTCGGCCACTCTCGGTGCCGGCATCATTTCCATCCCCTCCGGCTTCAACCTGAGCGGGGTGATCATGTCCTGCGTCTACCTCATCCTGGCTGGGGCCGGTACGATCTACTCTATGAATCTGCTGGCGAAGGTAATGATCAAGACGGGACTTCGGAGCTATGCCCAGTCGGCGCGTATGCTGctcggccgcggcgccgacTACTTCCTGGCGGTACTCATCATCATCCAGTGCTTTGGCGGGTCTGTCGCGTACATTATCGCAACGAGCACGCTTCTGACCCCCATTTTGAAAGCCCCCAGTGCGCCCGCATTCTTCAAAACAAAGCAGGGCAACCGTGTCATTACATCGGTGGTGTGGCTGATCATCATGCTGCCGCTTGTGTTTCCGAAGAAAGTGAACTCTTTGCGCTACGTGTCCACCTTTGGGGTGCTCTTCATTGTGTACTTTGTGGCGTGCGTAATTGGCCACTCTGCCACGAACGGGCTGCACGACCCATCGATTCGCAGTGAGGTGCGCCTCATGCGCACGGGCaacgaggcgctggaggGCCTCGGCGTGTTTCTCTTCAGTCTGATGGTGCAACTCAACGCCTACGATATCTTTTTCGAGATGAAACACAAGACGGTGTTCCACTTTACCCTCTACACGGCCATCGCCACTGGGCTGTGCATGCTGCTCTACGTTCTCGCTGGCGTCTTTGGCTACTTGGATTTTGGCTCCAAGGTGCGAGACTCGGTGCTCTCCCTGTACGACCCCATTAAGGAGCCCTACATGGCGGTGGGCTACATTGGCATCGTCGTCAAGATCTGCGTTGCCTTTGCCCTCCACATGATCCCGTTTCGTGACGCCCTCTACCATTTCTGTCGCTGGACGCCGGAGGAGGTGCCGTACTGGAAGCACTGTCTCATCATGGCGATcccagcgacggcggcgctgctttgcGGCCTCTTCATCCCCACTATTAACTCCGTCCTGGGGCTTCTGGGCTCCTTCTGCGGCGGCATCATCGGCATGATCATGCCAGCGCTGTTCTACATGTACGCTGGCCACTTCACCTTGCGCGAAGTGGGCCTGCTGAACTACGTGGCTACGTATCTTTTGCTCGTCGGGGGTGTTGTTTCTGTAGTTTTCGGTACTGTCACCACCATCTACAGCACCACCCGGAGCTCATTCGCCCTCTAA
- a CDS encoding putative C-5 sterol desaturase, producing MAHSHTSLHAVESLYAKMVSLDLGALTRVQKYGAEAAFLGIIFAGFGVYNRVVIPAIAAVVKGRIPVRVKPLEKLTMKDKLYIGFAKVVTALFVYHMCLFIRNTEVSRMSVNFLDRPAVVRSLLWLPVHLPALFILYDLFYTLFHWALHWPPIYPLIHKHHHRQMSPFRGNSDAINDNPVEYVSGEYLHLLALYLLTRMAPVGQVHALTAILFIFIGGTLASLNHTRLDLHIPYIFNVNAHDYHHRQPRVNFGQYIMFWDWVFGTFQAEGLPSEMSARSCKKAV from the coding sequence ATGGCTCACTCACACACCAGTCTCCACGCCGTGGAGTCTCTCTACGCCAAGATGGTCTCCCTCGACCTGGGAGCTCTGACGCGGGTGCAGAAGTACGGAGCCGAGGCCGCGTTTTTGGGCATCATCTTTGCGGGCTTCGGAGTGTACAATCGTGTCGTCATCCCTGCCATCGCGGCAGTGGTAAAGGGGCGCATCCCGGTGCGCGTGAAGCCGCTAGAGAAGCTGACGATGAAGGACAAGTTGTACATTGGTTTTGCCAAGGTGGTGACAGCTCTCTTCGTATACCACATGTGCCTGTTCATCCGCAACACAGAGGTGAGCCGCATGTCAGTCAACTTCCTGGACcgccctgccgtggtgcggTCGCTGTTGTGGCTGCCGGTGCACCTGCCGGCACTCTTCATTCTCTATGACCTTTTCTACACATTATTTCACTGGGCCCTGCACTGGCCCCCCATCTACCCCCTCATCCacaaacaccaccaccggcagATGTCTCCCTTCCGTGGCAACAGCGACGCCATTAACGACAACCCTGTCGAGTACGTCTCCGGAGAGTATCTTCACCTACTGGCGCTGTACCTGTTGACACGTATGGCCCCGGTGGGCCAGGTGCACGCACTGACAGCCATCCTCTTCATCTTCATTGGCGGCACCCTCGCTAGCCTGAACCATACACGCTTAGACCTCCACATTCCATACATCTTCAACGTGAATGCACACGACTACCACCACCGACAGCCGCGCGTGAACTTTGGCCAGTACATCATGTTCTGGGACTGGGTGTTCGGCACCTTTCAGGCTGAAGGGCTGCCCTCGGAGATGTCGGCGAGGAGCTGCAAGAAGGCAGTGTGA